The genomic stretch TGACCTGGACGGCGGGGACTGGTGCCCGTTCCGGCCTGGGCCGCGCGGCCAGTCGATCCAGCCACAGGGTGGGCAGGTCCACGGGCTCGGTGTCCCGTACCCATACATACGGCCCGCGCTCATTCCTGGACGGCGGGACCACGACATAGCCGCCGTCGCCCCGGACATCCACGCCCTGGGCGATGCGACCAGCACTGCACGGGACGCGCCGGTCCGCGGGGTAGCGATAGACGAGCTGGTCGCCACCGGAGCCCGTGCGCTGGTGCCGCGTGGGGGGCAGTGGCCCGAGCTCCTGCTCCAGGTCGTGGCAGGCGGCGATACCGTCCACGTCTCCGTGGCGGTCGCGGTCGATGACCAGCCAGCCGGAAGCGGGCCCGGTCGGGATGCCGATACCGGCCACCCCTGGCCGAGCGAACATGGCCCGGGCGGCGTCCGGGTCGGTCGTGGCGTCATGATGGCCGTGGGCGGTCATGGGCTGCTTCCTGGCCGACACCGAGAATACGGGCAGGCCATGGGCCGCATACTCCAGGGCGGCGAGGAGGAGGTCGGTGGAGGGCTCACTCATGCGCACCTCCCGACCCGTCGCCACCGGGTGTACCGTGGCGGGTTGACGGCGCGGGCGCTCCGTGAAACAAGAGGGGCGTAATGTTTCACGGACCATGGACGGTCCGATCCCACGGCCTCCCCCACCCCACTCCGACGGGGGGAGGCTTTTTTTTCGGCCATGGCTACTTCCGGGCGGCGGCCAGGGACTCGATCAGGGCGTCGATGTCTGAGGACAGCCACGCCGTGGTCCGCGTGGACAGACGTATCGGCGCGGGGTACCGACCGGACGCCACACCGGCCCACCATGTGGACCGAGAGACGGGCACGCGCTCCAGGACGGCGCGCAGGCGGAGCAGACGGGGGGCGGACGTGGGGACGACGGGGGCGGATGTGGTGTCGGACATGGGTGTCTCCGTGGAGACGCGCGTGGCGGGAGATGACGGTCTGGCCACCGCTGCCCGGCAGGGCTGGACAGGGTGGGCTCGGATCGGTCATACATAGGGCACGGCGTCCCGGTATGGGTTACGGGGCCGGTCCACGTCGAGCTAGGTAGCGGGAGTGGACCGGCCAAAATGGGCCGTAAAACGCAGTAGTTGGCGCTACTGCGTTTTTTTGTCCGAAAAAATCCAGGTAAATGCAATACCGCACGTGAGCAGGTATCCGGGATCATCTCGCACGGGTATGTTCCCGTATCTTCCCGTTGCCGCCCGATGCGCCCTGGAAATTTTCCATTTCTCGTTTTTTCTCGTTTTTTCTCGTTTTTTTTGCTTTTCGGTCGGGGCTGTCCGGGCCAGTACAGTACCGTACCGACTGCATTTTTCGGATATGGACTGTACTGTCCATATCCGCCCCGCACAGTACATTATTTTCCTCCCACCACGGGGAGGGTCACCACCTTGCCCTGTTCCTTGAGGGCGTCCAGGTAATCCGCCCACCACGTCATCATCGCCTTCCGTTCGGGCAGGTATTGGGCGTGGTTGTACGCGGCCACCACCTTGTTTCGCTGGGCGTGGGCAAGTTGGCGCTCGATAACGTCATGCCGGAATCTCCCGCATTCGTTCAGCATGGTGGAAGCCGTGCCACGGAAGCCATGGGCGGACAGCTCAAAGCCCATGGCGATAAGGGCAACACGGAGCGCGTTCTCGGACATGGGCCGCCCGTTACGGCCAGGGAATACATACTGGCCGTCTCCGGTCAGGGGCTTCAGCTCGGACAAAATGGCCACGGCCTGGGGAGCCAGAGGCACGATATGGGGCTCCTTCATCTTCATTTTTTCCGCTGGGATGCGCCACTCAGCGGCCATAAGGTCAACTTCGGTCCACTCCATCTTGCGGAGCTCGCCAGGGCGGACAAAGAGCATGGGGGCCAGCTTCAAGGCGCACACCACCGGGAAGGTGCCGGAATAGGCATCTATGGCCCGAAGCAGTTTCCCGAGGTCGGCGGGAGTGGTGACGCATTTATGGTGCTGGACAGGGAGCGGCTTGATAAGGCCGCGTAGGTTCGTGGTGGGATCGTATTCAACAAGGCCCTCGACCACCGCGTAGCGCATGATCTGACCAATCTTTTGGAGCTGGCGACGGGCAGTTTCAACCGCCCCACGGGCGGCAATACGTTTTACCGTCTCGCGGATGATGTCGGCCTTGACTTGGCCAATGGGTAGATGACCGATCCATGGAAAGACGTTCTGCTCCAGGCGCTGGATGATGTCCTCGCCATATCCCTGGGTGATCCGCCGTCGGTGGTGGTCAAACCAGTCACGGGCCACTTTCTCAAAGGTGGCTTCGTCCTTGGCCTCCTGCGCCTTGAGTTCTTTTTTGGCGGCCTGCTTTTGCGCGGAAGGGTCTATGTCTTGAGCGAGGAGGGTCATGGCTTCGTCACGCCGGTCCCTGGCCAGCTTCAGGGAGACAGCGGGGTAAAGCCCGAGGGATAGCGTCCGCTCTTTGCCCTGGAACACATAACGGAGCTGCCACCTCTTCCCGCCAGATGTCGCCACGGTAAGAAAGAGCCCCCCGCCGTCCCTCAATCGGTAGTTCTTCTCGCCAGCCTTGGCTTGTTTGACTTTGATGTCCGTCAACAAATCCCGCGCCATACGAATCGCCTCCGGTAACAGTCGGGTAACAAACGGGCAACCGAGACTGGCCAGATACAGGACACGATAAGGAGGTGGGTAGATAAACACACCCGCGCCAGCGAGTGATTACCCGTTTGGGCGTCATCGGTTACTTGTTGCCGGGGAAGTTACCCGCATTGCGGGACCATGGCAATGGACGACAAAAGACAGGAAGGACGGTAATGAACGAATAAGTAGGCGGAATAATTGGAAGTCGAGACTTTATAGGCCAAAAAAAAGACGCAAAAAAGCGTCTTATGGCGGAGGGTTAGGGATTCGAACCCCAGATGCCCGTAAAGGCATGCCGGTTTTCAAGACCGGTGCAATCAACCACTCTGCCAACCCTCCAAAAATGGCGGAGAGGGAGGGATTTGAACCCTCGATAGAGGTTTACGCCCCTATACTCGCTTAGCAGGCGAGCGCCTTCAGCCTAGCTCGGCCACCTCTCCGCGACGAAGAAGCGCTCTTACCCCTGGGAGGATGATTTCGTCAACCCCAAAAAACACAGCCCACGGCCTCCAATCTTTTGACAGACGAACACCGATCCGGATACAAACGACAGTTCGACTCGATTATCTTTTTTATGCCACTGTTTTCGTCGTGGAGGACACCTTGAACGACTCCGTCATTCATCTCGGCCTGGCTGGCCTCGGCACCGTCGGCTCCGGACTGCTCAAAATCATCCAGGAAAACAACGACTGGATCACGCGCCGGTTGGGCAAAAGCCTCAAGGTCAAGACCATCATGGTCCGCGACCTGGAAAAACCCAGAAACGTCTGCCCGTCCCCGGACACGACGTTCACCACCAATATCGACGACCTGATCAATGACCCCCAAATCGACATC from Deltaproteobacteria bacterium encodes the following:
- a CDS encoding bifunctional DNA primase/polymerase; the encoded protein is MVRETLRPSCFTERPRRQPATVHPVATGREVRMSEPSTDLLLAALEYAAHGLPVFSVSARKQPMTAHGHHDATTDPDAARAMFARPGVAGIGIPTGPASGWLVIDRDRHGDVDGIAACHDLEQELGPLPPTRHQRTGSGGDQLVYRYPADRRVPCSAGRIAQGVDVRGDGGYVVVPPSRNERGPYVWVRDTEPVDLPTLWLDRLAARPRPERAPVPAVQV
- a CDS encoding AlpA family phage regulatory protein, coding for MSDTTSAPVVPTSAPRLLRLRAVLERVPVSRSTWWAGVASGRYPAPIRLSTRTTAWLSSDIDALIESLAAARK
- a CDS encoding DUF4102 domain-containing protein, with amino-acid sequence MARDLLTDIKVKQAKAGEKNYRLRDGGGLFLTVATSGGKRWQLRYVFQGKERTLSLGLYPAVSLKLARDRRDEAMTLLAQDIDPSAQKQAAKKELKAQEAKDEATFEKVARDWFDHHRRRITQGYGEDIIQRLEQNVFPWIGHLPIGQVKADIIRETVKRIAARGAVETARRQLQKIGQIMRYAVVEGLVEYDPTTNLRGLIKPLPVQHHKCVTTPADLGKLLRAIDAYSGTFPVVCALKLAPMLFVRPGELRKMEWTEVDLMAAEWRIPAEKMKMKEPHIVPLAPQAVAILSELKPLTGDGQYVFPGRNGRPMSENALRVALIAMGFELSAHGFRGTASTMLNECGRFRHDVIERQLAHAQRNKVVAAYNHAQYLPERKAMMTWWADYLDALKEQGKVVTLPVVGGK